A window of the Phoenix dactylifera cultivar Barhee BC4 unplaced genomic scaffold, palm_55x_up_171113_PBpolish2nd_filt_p 000076F, whole genome shotgun sequence genome harbors these coding sequences:
- the LOC103715733 gene encoding uncharacterized protein LOC103715733 isoform X2, whose protein sequence is MVAISLYRGNLHRVPDVPRRWPMPPPAISLRHFKVLMRKRSLALSRLGASSSSSSAAATLVGTLDAKEEEKGKQEAAGHNGGAKPDSPKAEIASNLNSQTWNSEQKKGEDMEEGKPLHESQGPNAPASNPPVGTSATSEEVRGSELGKGGTADAKLEVSDNLNTAGDKRERKRELEKKLQVLNEKKHHLVQMLKQVPKISVDVNFSGDLGGESDLAANHNTQACQLNHLHGTSPSAVSFSRNPFGSLQHNTVHSPRPSLAAVGHGQTTSNALMGTAIASPSRFAPAGHQGHSMGLPPVSLPGTNYMALSPSPAASGAHLCSCEKIEVLYAKETEILQAVLRI, encoded by the exons ATGGTGGCGATCTCTCTCTACCGCGGGAACCTCCACCGGGTTCCCGATGTCCCCCGGCGGTGGCCCATGCCGCCGCCGGCCATATCCCTCCGCCACTTCAAGGTTCTCATGCGCAAGCGATCTCTAGCCCTCTCTCGCCTcggcgcctcctcctcctcgtcctccgccgccgccacccTGGTTGGAACTCTAGAcgcgaaggaggaggagaagggaaaGCAAGAAGCCGCAGGCCACAATGGCGGCGCTAAACCCGACTCCCCGAAGGCGGAGATTGCTTCCAATCTCAATTCCCAGACGTGGAATTCCGAGCAAAAGAAGGGGGAGGATATGGAAGAGGGCAAGCCGTTGCACGAATCCCAAGGACCCAATGCTCCCGCCTCAAATCCTCCTGTCGGCACCTCTGCCACATCCGAGGAAGTTCGTGGTTCCGAGCTTGGCAAAGGTGGGACGGCTGATGCGAAGTTGGAG GTGAGCGACAATCTGAATACTGCTGGTGACAAAagggaaaggaaaagagagTTGGAGAAGAAGTTGCAAGTCTTGAATGAGAAGAAACACCATCTTGTGCAAATGCTGAAGCAG GTTCCCAAGATTAGCGTGGATGTAAATTTCAGTGGTGATTTAGGTGGGGAATCAGATCTTGCTGCTAACCACAATACTCAAGCGTGTCAGTTGAATCACTTGCATGGCACATCTCCATCTGCAGTATCTTTTTCCAGAAATCCATTTGGCTCTTTACAACATAACACA GTCCATTCCCCTAGGCCGAGTTTGGCAGCTGTTGGCCATGGGCAAACGACATCCAATGCATTGATGGGTACTGCCATTGCTAGTCCTTCCCGCTTTGCTCCTGCTGGTCACCAGGGCCATTCTATGGGTCTTCCACCTGTCTCATTACCTGGCACCAATTACATGGCATTGTCACCATCGCCAGCAGCATCTGGAG CGCATCTCTGTTCTTGTGAAAAGATCGAGGTCCTATATGCCAAAGAGACTGAGATTCTTCAGGCCGTGTTACGAATTTAG
- the LOC103715733 gene encoding uncharacterized protein LOC103715733 isoform X1 produces MVAISLYRGNLHRVPDVPRRWPMPPPAISLRHFKVLMRKRSLALSRLGASSSSSSAAATLVGTLDAKEEEKGKQEAAGHNGGAKPDSPKAEIASNLNSQTWNSEQKKGEDMEEGKPLHESQGPNAPASNPPVGTSATSEEVRGSELGKGGTADAKLEVSDNLNTAGDKRERKRELEKKLQVLNEKKHHLVQMLKQILNAEEEIKRRNAQPYVMRASIPPQAETLVDMGSVTRQVPKISVDVNFSGDLGGESDLAANHNTQACQLNHLHGTSPSAVSFSRNPFGSLQHNTVHSPRPSLAAVGHGQTTSNALMGTAIASPSRFAPAGHQGHSMGLPPVSLPGTNYMALSPSPAASGAHLCSCEKIEVLYAKETEILQAVLRI; encoded by the exons ATGGTGGCGATCTCTCTCTACCGCGGGAACCTCCACCGGGTTCCCGATGTCCCCCGGCGGTGGCCCATGCCGCCGCCGGCCATATCCCTCCGCCACTTCAAGGTTCTCATGCGCAAGCGATCTCTAGCCCTCTCTCGCCTcggcgcctcctcctcctcgtcctccgccgccgccacccTGGTTGGAACTCTAGAcgcgaaggaggaggagaagggaaaGCAAGAAGCCGCAGGCCACAATGGCGGCGCTAAACCCGACTCCCCGAAGGCGGAGATTGCTTCCAATCTCAATTCCCAGACGTGGAATTCCGAGCAAAAGAAGGGGGAGGATATGGAAGAGGGCAAGCCGTTGCACGAATCCCAAGGACCCAATGCTCCCGCCTCAAATCCTCCTGTCGGCACCTCTGCCACATCCGAGGAAGTTCGTGGTTCCGAGCTTGGCAAAGGTGGGACGGCTGATGCGAAGTTGGAG GTGAGCGACAATCTGAATACTGCTGGTGACAAAagggaaaggaaaagagagTTGGAGAAGAAGTTGCAAGTCTTGAATGAGAAGAAACACCATCTTGTGCAAATGCTGAAGCAG ATTTTAAATgctgaagaagaaataaaaagacGAAATGCGCAGCCATATGTTATGCGTGCTTCTATTCCTCCACAAGCAGAAACTTTAGTTGACATGGGTTCTGTTACCAGACAGGTTCCCAAGATTAGCGTGGATGTAAATTTCAGTGGTGATTTAGGTGGGGAATCAGATCTTGCTGCTAACCACAATACTCAAGCGTGTCAGTTGAATCACTTGCATGGCACATCTCCATCTGCAGTATCTTTTTCCAGAAATCCATTTGGCTCTTTACAACATAACACA GTCCATTCCCCTAGGCCGAGTTTGGCAGCTGTTGGCCATGGGCAAACGACATCCAATGCATTGATGGGTACTGCCATTGCTAGTCCTTCCCGCTTTGCTCCTGCTGGTCACCAGGGCCATTCTATGGGTCTTCCACCTGTCTCATTACCTGGCACCAATTACATGGCATTGTCACCATCGCCAGCAGCATCTGGAG CGCATCTCTGTTCTTGTGAAAAGATCGAGGTCCTATATGCCAAAGAGACTGAGATTCTTCAGGCCGTGTTACGAATTTAG